A stretch of the Simiduia curdlanivorans genome encodes the following:
- a CDS encoding DUF5060 domain-containing protein, which translates to MKYLSGLSKVWVCLLVLLMVSCGGGGGSSGAADDSGSGAGSGSGDGTGNGSGGGTGSGDGAGSGSEPNDAALAVNCTALAAVNFDYYSGISGFSDATTDNKLGKSALQVAQPLATAAAIEVYQGADANVIFKINAMQERDGESTYALRVNGVLLGEQQNSRIHGTSIADYSLENHLMNNRFYALKAGDEIQVEFNNASNGLVVEGDSTATSRGRWHSLEICTDGDALVLEPEEPVTGSCTITGELNRFGRVELLCQGLTASEADASTFTDHRFNVTFTQGTKIYRVPGHFAADANAADSGAVAGDKWRAYFMPPTVGDWQYQVSFRSGSNIAVSTNDSAGTPVAALDGKSGNFSVGNIAATLPDMRARGLLTHQQGERYLRFSGDKTVFVQAGLDSPENIFGYSEFDNTSKYFTASSCKGLLHDFAPHESDWLPGDPTWNSGKGKSLIGLINYLSGRGVNSVYIMANTVQGDGCDAHPWVTYNQDGSEKTFDVSKLDQWERVLRFIEHKGMLIHLVTQETENDQLLNGGELGLERKLYYRELISRFAHHPALQWNLGEENSNTLAQQKSFADFFKQTDPYKHAVLMHTYPNEHNLYEGLLGYGAFDGPTLQFGNIPNSATNLNNVYETAKTWLQKSTEAGKPWVVTFTEASGANAPRPNTTVDKTQRVFWMWASAMSGGAGYEWYLKNDGAGHAYDLAVENLREFDQYWEQSGYFAKFFRDIVQRELGVELQDLISDNGLTSTDSDWVLADPGKAYIVFLRDGGTTNITLPDNKVYQILWFNPRTGVRHDGDLIQGPGQRPIGTAPNEMSEDWAVLITPSNETSLPWAGYEETDGLVVMEAENTTSPLGLWTKLTDISSYTGTGYLQFNGNEVELGPANSPLTYQFKVNTQGNYYLHVRAARETVDGRTDVANDGYIRLEGDYESGSRTPLNYLMTDSKYFGGNHMAFVWATGDRLDRDHEKWPVVYSLKAGEIYTFTLSGRSKLFKVDRIVFRHESVASNVAQALTHEETRN; encoded by the coding sequence GTGAAGTATCTATCTGGTTTATCGAAAGTCTGGGTCTGTTTGTTGGTCTTGCTGATGGTCAGCTGCGGTGGCGGCGGAGGCTCCAGCGGTGCGGCGGATGATTCGGGTTCAGGTGCTGGCAGTGGTTCTGGTGATGGCACGGGTAACGGCTCAGGTGGTGGCACAGGTTCAGGCGACGGAGCTGGCTCTGGCAGTGAGCCGAATGATGCTGCATTGGCGGTAAATTGTACCGCGCTTGCGGCCGTGAACTTTGATTACTATAGCGGTATCAGTGGTTTTAGCGATGCAACCACAGACAATAAACTGGGCAAAAGTGCGCTGCAAGTTGCACAGCCTCTAGCAACGGCAGCGGCCATTGAGGTTTACCAGGGAGCTGATGCCAATGTGATTTTTAAAATCAATGCGATGCAAGAACGCGATGGCGAGTCGACCTATGCGCTTAGGGTCAACGGCGTATTACTTGGCGAACAGCAGAATAGTCGTATCCATGGCACGAGCATTGCGGATTATAGCCTTGAAAATCATCTTATGAATAACCGCTTTTACGCGTTAAAAGCAGGTGATGAAATACAAGTTGAATTTAACAATGCCAGTAACGGCTTGGTTGTTGAAGGTGATAGCACCGCTACTTCAAGAGGCCGATGGCACAGCCTTGAAATTTGTACCGACGGCGATGCCCTGGTACTTGAGCCTGAAGAGCCTGTCACCGGTAGTTGTACCATTACCGGTGAGCTCAATCGTTTTGGTCGGGTAGAGTTGCTGTGCCAAGGCTTGACCGCGAGTGAAGCGGATGCGAGCACCTTTACCGATCATCGTTTTAACGTGACCTTCACCCAAGGCACTAAAATCTATCGGGTGCCTGGCCACTTTGCAGCCGACGCCAACGCTGCCGATAGCGGCGCTGTTGCCGGCGATAAATGGCGTGCCTACTTTATGCCGCCTACAGTGGGAGACTGGCAGTATCAGGTTTCCTTTCGCAGTGGCAGCAATATTGCGGTAAGCACGAATGATAGTGCCGGCACGCCTGTTGCGGCATTGGATGGTAAAAGTGGAAATTTTTCGGTGGGAAATATTGCCGCAACCCTGCCCGATATGCGAGCTAGAGGCCTGTTAACACATCAGCAGGGTGAGCGCTATTTGCGCTTTAGTGGCGATAAAACCGTGTTTGTGCAGGCGGGTTTAGATAGCCCCGAAAATATTTTCGGTTATTCTGAGTTTGATAACACCAGCAAGTATTTTACCGCTAGCAGCTGTAAAGGCTTACTACACGATTTCGCCCCCCATGAATCTGATTGGTTGCCCGGCGATCCAACCTGGAATAGCGGCAAGGGTAAGTCCCTTATCGGTTTAATCAATTATTTATCCGGTAGGGGTGTTAACAGCGTTTATATTATGGCCAACACCGTGCAAGGCGACGGCTGCGATGCGCATCCATGGGTCACGTACAATCAAGACGGCAGTGAAAAAACTTTTGACGTAAGCAAGCTCGATCAATGGGAGCGCGTGCTTCGCTTTATTGAACATAAAGGTATGCTGATTCATTTAGTGACTCAGGAAACTGAAAACGATCAGCTGCTTAATGGCGGCGAGCTTGGGCTAGAGCGCAAGTTGTACTATCGCGAGCTCATTTCACGCTTCGCCCATCATCCGGCCCTACAGTGGAACTTGGGTGAAGAAAACTCCAATACCTTGGCGCAACAAAAAAGTTTTGCTGATTTTTTCAAGCAAACTGACCCATACAAGCATGCCGTACTCATGCACACTTACCCAAACGAGCACAATCTATACGAGGGCTTACTCGGCTATGGTGCATTCGATGGCCCAACGCTGCAGTTCGGCAATATTCCAAACAGTGCCACTAACCTTAATAACGTCTATGAGACAGCAAAGACCTGGCTGCAAAAATCCACCGAGGCGGGCAAACCTTGGGTGGTGACCTTTACCGAAGCGTCGGGTGCGAATGCGCCTAGGCCCAACACCACGGTGGATAAAACTCAACGCGTGTTTTGGATGTGGGCCAGCGCCATGTCTGGCGGAGCGGGTTACGAATGGTATTTGAAAAATGACGGTGCCGGCCACGCCTATGATTTAGCGGTTGAAAACTTGCGCGAATTTGATCAGTACTGGGAGCAAAGCGGTTATTTTGCTAAATTTTTCCGCGATATAGTCCAGCGTGAGTTGGGTGTTGAGCTGCAAGATTTAATCAGTGATAACGGGCTAACATCAACCGATTCTGATTGGGTCTTAGCTGATCCAGGTAAGGCGTACATCGTATTTTTACGCGATGGCGGTACGACGAATATCACCTTGCCGGACAACAAAGTTTACCAAATTTTGTGGTTCAACCCGCGTACCGGTGTACGCCACGATGGCGATCTGATTCAAGGGCCTGGCCAGCGTCCAATAGGCACTGCTCCGAATGAGATGTCGGAGGATTGGGCTGTACTTATTACCCCTAGCAACGAGACAAGCTTACCTTGGGCTGGCTATGAAGAAACCGATGGCCTAGTGGTTATGGAGGCTGAAAATACCACTAGCCCCCTAGGTTTGTGGACAAAGCTCACCGACATTAGCAGCTACACAGGAACGGGCTACCTGCAATTTAATGGTAACGAGGTAGAGCTTGGCCCAGCAAACTCGCCGCTAACCTATCAATTCAAAGTGAATACACAGGGTAATTACTATTTACATGTGCGTGCTGCACGCGAAACCGTGGACGGCCGCACCGACGTAGCCAACGATGGCTACATACGCTTAGAAGGAGACTATGAGAGTGGCAGCCGAACACCGTTAAATTATTTGATGACCGATTCGAAATACTTCGGCGGTAATCACATGGCCTTCGTTTGGGCCACCGGCGATCGGCTAGATCGAGACCATGAAAAATGGCCAGTGGTTTACAGTCTAAAAGCGGGTGAAATCTATACCTTCACGCTTTCAGGGCGATCTAAATTGTTTAAAGTTGACCGTATTGTTTTCCGCCATGAAAGTGTGGCGAGCAACGTTGCGCAAGCGCTAACCCATGAAGAAACGCGAAACTGA
- the bktB gene encoding beta-ketothiolase BktB — MSQREVVVLSGVRTAIGTFGGSLKDIAPTDLAGQVVAEAVKRAGIKPEAIGHCVIGNVTHSDRRDMYMSRVAGIKGGLPETTPAVTVNRLCGSGLQALVSASQLILLGDCDAVVTGGAESMSRVPYWLPQARFGARMGDGAMVDAMTGALTCPINDVHMGITAENVAEKWGVSREDQDALAVESHQRAARATAEGRFVSQILPIELKTRKGVVNFEQDEHVRADATLEGMAKLRPVFKKDGTVTAGNASGLNDAAAAMVLMERGEAEKQGLKPMARLVGYSFAGVEPEYMGIGPVPAVKKLLAAHNLTVADIDVWEVNEAFAAQAIAVARDLEIPAEKLNPNGSGISLGHPIGATGAVITVKALYELQRSQSRYAVVTMCIGGGQGIAALFERM; from the coding sequence ATGAGTCAGCGTGAAGTGGTCGTGTTAAGCGGTGTTCGCACCGCAATCGGTACATTTGGTGGCAGTTTAAAAGATATCGCCCCTACGGATCTGGCTGGTCAAGTGGTTGCTGAGGCAGTCAAGCGCGCCGGCATTAAGCCCGAGGCCATAGGCCACTGCGTGATTGGCAACGTCACCCATTCTGATCGTCGCGACATGTACATGAGCCGCGTCGCCGGTATCAAGGGTGGCTTACCCGAAACCACGCCAGCGGTTACCGTCAACCGTTTATGTGGTTCTGGCTTACAAGCGCTGGTGAGTGCCAGCCAGTTAATTCTCTTAGGCGATTGCGACGCCGTGGTCACCGGTGGTGCCGAGTCCATGAGTCGCGTGCCCTATTGGTTACCGCAGGCGCGCTTCGGTGCGCGCATGGGCGATGGCGCCATGGTAGACGCCATGACCGGCGCTCTGACTTGCCCCATTAACGATGTACACATGGGCATTACCGCCGAAAACGTCGCCGAGAAGTGGGGCGTTAGCCGTGAAGACCAAGATGCCCTGGCGGTAGAGAGCCACCAGCGCGCCGCGCGCGCTACCGCCGAAGGTCGTTTCGTGTCGCAAATCCTGCCCATCGAACTGAAAACTCGCAAGGGCGTGGTGAATTTCGAGCAAGATGAGCACGTGCGCGCCGATGCGACCTTGGAAGGCATGGCAAAGCTGCGCCCGGTGTTCAAAAAAGATGGCACAGTCACCGCCGGCAACGCCTCAGGTTTAAACGATGCCGCCGCGGCCATGGTGTTAATGGAGCGCGGCGAGGCGGAAAAGCAGGGCTTGAAGCCAATGGCGCGCTTGGTCGGTTATAGTTTCGCCGGTGTTGAGCCCGAGTACATGGGTATAGGTCCGGTGCCGGCGGTGAAAAAGTTATTGGCAGCCCATAACTTAACAGTGGCCGACATCGACGTTTGGGAGGTGAATGAAGCCTTCGCCGCGCAAGCCATTGCCGTAGCGCGCGATCTGGAGATACCCGCTGAAAAGCTAAACCCGAACGGCTCCGGTATTTCCTTGGGTCACCCCATTGGCGCCACGGGCGCGGTTATTACCGTGAAGGCCCTGTACGAATTACAGCGCAGCCAAAGCCGCTATGCGGTGGTAACTATGTGTATCGGCGGCGGGCAGGGTATTGCAGCCCTGTTTGAGCGGATGTAA
- a CDS encoding substrate-binding periplasmic protein, whose protein sequence is MPYHHRNHIRTPLDERMKPERPSHQALDAATSKILTSQRVERRCVHWCYIQQRLWITLKPIILLGILPIKTTRGMNLGRQLIAMLLGIALTAASHGETPKAPVIAKIVVPTRDVATTADSDFFFPLLNLALSKTVASDGPFETSYHPLVLSSARILSKLEKGDGIDVIWTSTSSSREQSFRHVPVSLLRELADYKVLLINAEDQPRFNRIASLADLKTLRAGVGGHWPDAKLLSNNGFTIATSIYYESLFKMLAAKRFDFFSRGLFEAWYDLEQHPDMGFAIEKTLMLYYPAPFYFFVRKDNIALADRLERGLKIAQADGSFDALLNSIPAFRRGNEEFNQHKRKVFTLEATY, encoded by the coding sequence ATGCCATATCATCACCGCAATCACATCAGGACGCCACTGGACGAACGTATGAAGCCTGAGCGCCCAAGCCATCAAGCCCTAGACGCGGCTACAAGCAAAATACTCACCAGTCAGCGCGTCGAGCGCCGGTGCGTCCATTGGTGTTATATTCAACAGCGCTTATGGATTACGCTTAAGCCAATAATTTTATTGGGAATATTACCCATCAAAACGACCAGAGGTATGAATTTGGGGCGGCAATTAATAGCAATGTTACTCGGTATCGCACTAACAGCTGCGAGCCATGGGGAAACCCCCAAAGCACCGGTAATCGCAAAAATAGTCGTGCCCACCCGCGATGTGGCAACCACTGCTGACTCTGACTTTTTCTTCCCGTTGCTCAACCTTGCCCTCAGTAAAACCGTGGCAAGTGACGGGCCCTTCGAAACCAGCTACCACCCCTTGGTATTGTCATCGGCGCGGATACTTTCGAAATTAGAAAAAGGCGATGGCATCGATGTGATCTGGACCAGCACCAGCAGTAGCCGCGAACAAAGTTTTCGCCACGTGCCGGTGTCGCTCTTGCGCGAGCTGGCCGATTACAAAGTCTTGTTGATCAACGCCGAGGATCAGCCTAGGTTCAATCGAATAGCGTCGCTAGCAGATTTAAAAACCCTGCGCGCGGGCGTTGGCGGCCATTGGCCGGATGCTAAATTACTCAGCAATAACGGCTTTACTATCGCCACCTCTATTTACTATGAATCGCTATTTAAAATGCTAGCAGCCAAACGCTTCGATTTTTTCTCGCGTGGTTTGTTTGAAGCCTGGTACGACTTAGAGCAGCACCCAGACATGGGTTTCGCCATAGAAAAAACCCTGATGCTTTACTACCCAGCGCCCTTTTATTTCTTCGTGCGCAAAGACAACATAGCACTGGCAGACCGGCTCGAACGCGGTTTGAAAATAGCCCAAGCGGACGGCAGCTTCGACGCGCTAC